A single window of Mycobacterium sp. ITM-2016-00318 DNA harbors:
- a CDS encoding arabinosyltransferase domain-containing protein translates to MPRDETERTRGSAIARLVAVVAGIAGILLCALVPLLPVKQTTATINWPQQASGMVTDITAPLVSGAPQALDISIPCQAIATLPAQGGVVLSTVPREATEATKGALFVRANADTVFVAFRDSVAAAAPRPAVAAGNCSVLHIWATTGQVGADFVGITGSAGTLAPEKKPQVVGIFTDLRAAASSPGLSARIDVDTRFITTPTALKLAAMVLGVVLVLASIAALAVLDRASGRAVPRAWRRFLRAGPVTWLTDAGVVGTLLLWHLIGAISSDDGYNLAIARVSADAGYTANYYRFFGASEAPFDWYQSVLAQLASISTAGVWMRLPATAAAIGTWLIISRCMLPRLGRRVALNRVAVLTAGAVFLAAWLPFNNGLRPEPIIAFGTVAAWVLVENAIGTRRLWPAAAAIVIAVFSVTTAPQGLIALAPILVGARAIARHIRFRRPIDGLVVPLAPLLAAMSLIFVIVFRDQTLATVAEAARIKYVVGPTIAWYQEFLRYYFLTVEDSTDSSLTRRFAVLVMLLCLFGMITVLLRRGHAPGVASGPVWRLIGSTAVGLLLLTFTPTKWAVQFGAFAGLAGALGAVTAFVFARVGLQTRRNLVVYVTALLFILAWATSGINAWFYVGNYGVPWFDKQPVIAGVPVTFIFLALAILTGLLAGWLHFRMDYAGHTEVADTGRNRALASTPLLVVAVIMVVLEVGSMAKGAAGRYPVYTTAKANVSALTSGLSSASCAMADDVLVETDTNAGMLQPVPGQRFGKYGPLGGENPVGFNPNGVSDTLEPSEPVVANPGTVNSDGSPNKPNAGVGYAAGASGGYGPEGVNGSRVFLPFGLDPKRTPVMGSYDENTVAAKATSSWYQLPPRTPDRPLVTVAAAGAIWYYEEDGSFNYGQSLKLQWGVHRPDGSYQALGQVQPIDIFMQKAWRNLRFPLAWAPQEANVVRLVADDPNLSTDQWFAFTPPRVPVLETAQQLLGSDAPVLMDIATAANFPCQRPFSEHLGVAQVPEYRILPNLKQTVVSSNQWQSSEDGGPLLLTKALLRSDSVPSYLRDDWYRDWGAIERYFRLVPEAEAPDAAIDQGSVTVRGWTRSGPIRALP, encoded by the coding sequence GTGCCACGCGACGAGACCGAGCGGACCCGAGGCTCCGCCATCGCCCGGCTCGTCGCCGTCGTCGCGGGCATCGCAGGAATACTGCTGTGTGCACTGGTCCCGCTGCTGCCGGTGAAGCAGACCACCGCCACCATCAACTGGCCGCAGCAGGCATCGGGCATGGTCACCGATATCACCGCCCCGCTGGTGTCCGGCGCTCCGCAGGCCCTCGACATCTCGATCCCCTGCCAGGCCATCGCCACGCTGCCTGCCCAAGGCGGTGTCGTGCTGTCCACGGTGCCGCGTGAGGCGACCGAGGCGACCAAGGGCGCGCTGTTCGTCCGCGCCAACGCCGACACGGTGTTCGTTGCGTTCCGGGATTCGGTGGCGGCGGCCGCCCCCAGGCCCGCGGTGGCCGCGGGCAACTGCAGCGTGCTGCACATCTGGGCCACCACCGGGCAGGTCGGCGCCGACTTCGTCGGGATCACCGGTTCCGCAGGGACGCTGGCCCCGGAGAAGAAACCTCAGGTCGTCGGGATCTTCACCGACCTCAGGGCGGCGGCATCGAGCCCGGGCCTGTCCGCGCGCATCGACGTCGACACCCGTTTCATCACCACACCGACGGCGCTGAAGCTGGCCGCCATGGTGCTCGGCGTCGTGCTGGTGCTCGCCTCGATCGCGGCCCTCGCGGTTCTCGACAGGGCATCGGGCAGAGCCGTGCCCCGCGCCTGGCGGCGCTTCCTTCGCGCCGGGCCCGTCACGTGGCTCACCGACGCCGGGGTGGTGGGCACCCTGCTGCTGTGGCACCTCATCGGTGCGATCAGCTCCGACGACGGTTACAACCTGGCCATCGCGCGGGTGTCGGCGGACGCCGGCTACACGGCCAACTACTACCGGTTCTTCGGCGCGAGCGAGGCGCCGTTCGACTGGTACCAGAGCGTGCTCGCCCAACTGGCGTCGATAAGCACCGCCGGGGTCTGGATGCGGCTGCCCGCCACCGCCGCGGCGATCGGCACCTGGTTGATCATCAGCCGGTGCATGCTGCCCCGACTGGGCAGGCGGGTCGCCCTCAACCGGGTCGCGGTGCTCACCGCGGGCGCGGTGTTCCTCGCCGCGTGGCTGCCGTTCAACAACGGCCTGCGACCGGAACCGATCATCGCCTTCGGCACCGTCGCCGCGTGGGTGCTGGTGGAGAACGCCATTGGCACCCGCAGGCTGTGGCCGGCGGCGGCGGCGATCGTCATCGCGGTGTTCAGCGTCACCACCGCCCCGCAGGGTCTCATCGCGCTTGCCCCGATTCTGGTCGGCGCCAGGGCCATCGCCCGCCACATCCGATTCCGCCGCCCGATCGACGGATTGGTCGTTCCTCTTGCGCCGCTGCTTGCCGCCATGTCGCTGATCTTCGTCATCGTCTTCCGGGATCAGACGCTGGCCACCGTCGCCGAGGCCGCGCGCATCAAGTACGTCGTCGGTCCCACGATCGCCTGGTACCAGGAATTCCTGCGCTACTACTTCCTCACCGTCGAGGACAGCACCGACTCGTCGCTCACCCGCCGGTTCGCCGTGCTCGTGATGCTGCTGTGCCTCTTCGGAATGATCACGGTGCTGCTGCGCCGCGGACACGCACCCGGCGTCGCGTCGGGTCCGGTGTGGCGTTTGATCGGCAGCACCGCGGTCGGGCTGCTGCTGCTCACCTTCACCCCGACCAAGTGGGCCGTGCAGTTCGGCGCCTTCGCCGGGCTGGCGGGCGCACTCGGCGCGGTGACCGCATTCGTGTTCGCGCGCGTTGGCCTGCAGACCCGACGCAACCTCGTGGTGTACGTGACCGCGTTGTTGTTCATATTGGCTTGGGCCACATCGGGTATCAACGCCTGGTTCTACGTCGGCAACTACGGTGTGCCGTGGTTCGACAAGCAACCCGTGATCGCGGGCGTGCCTGTCACGTTCATCTTCCTGGCGCTCGCGATACTGACCGGCCTTCTGGCGGGCTGGCTGCACTTCCGGATGGACTACGCCGGGCACACCGAGGTCGCCGACACCGGTCGGAACCGCGCGCTCGCGTCGACCCCGCTACTCGTGGTGGCGGTGATCATGGTCGTGCTCGAGGTGGGCTCGATGGCCAAGGGCGCCGCCGGGCGCTATCCCGTCTACACCACCGCCAAGGCCAACGTCTCGGCGCTGACCTCCGGCCTGAGCAGCGCCAGCTGCGCGATGGCCGATGACGTACTGGTGGAAACCGACACGAATGCCGGCATGCTGCAACCAGTTCCGGGCCAGCGCTTCGGCAAGTACGGCCCGCTGGGCGGCGAGAACCCCGTCGGGTTCAACCCGAACGGCGTCAGCGACACCCTCGAACCCTCCGAGCCCGTCGTCGCCAACCCGGGAACCGTCAACTCCGACGGCTCGCCGAACAAGCCGAACGCCGGCGTGGGCTACGCCGCGGGCGCCAGCGGCGGCTACGGACCCGAAGGCGTCAACGGGTCGCGGGTCTTCCTGCCGTTCGGCCTCGACCCGAAGCGCACGCCGGTGATGGGCAGCTACGACGAGAACACCGTCGCGGCCAAGGCGACCTCCTCGTGGTACCAACTGCCGCCGCGCACGCCGGACCGCCCGCTGGTGACAGTCGCTGCGGCAGGAGCGATCTGGTACTACGAGGAAGACGGCTCCTTCAACTACGGTCAGTCACTCAAGCTGCAGTGGGGCGTGCACCGGCCGGACGGCTCCTACCAGGCTCTCGGGCAGGTTCAGCCGATCGATATCTTCATGCAGAAGGCGTGGCGCAACCTGCGTTTCCCGCTTGCGTGGGCGCCGCAGGAGGCCAACGTGGTTCGCCTTGTCGCCGACGACCCGAACCTGTCCACCGACCAGTGGTTCGCGTTCACGCCGCCGCGTGTGCCGGTCCTCGAGACGGCCCAGCAACTGCTCGGCTCCGACGCCCCTGTGCTGATGGACATCGCCACCGCGGCGAACTTCCCGTGCCAGCGGCCGTTCTCCGAACACCTTGGCGTGGCTCAAGTTCCGGAGTATCGAATTCTTCCGAACCTCAAGCAGACAGTGGTGTCGTCGAACCAGTGGCAATCCTCCGAGGACGGCGGCCCGCTGCTGCTCACCAAGGCGCTGCTGCGGTCCGACAGCGTGCCGTCCTATCTGCGCGACGACTGGTACCGCGACTGGGGTGCGATCGAGCGCTACTTCCGGTTGGTGCCCGAAGCCGAGGCTCCCGACGCCGCCATCGATCAGGGTTCGGTGACGGTGCGCGGCTGGACGCGTAGCGGCCCGATCAGGGCGCTGCCATGA
- a CDS encoding arabinosyltransferase domain-containing protein: protein MSDIRATRWVATIAGLIGFVLSVATPLLPVVQTTATLNWPQNGQLNDVTAPLITQVPVTMTVTVPCDVVRSLPPNGGTVLSTAPKGGKQAALAALFVNVNAQRVDITDRNVVVASVPRSRVVAPNCQRIEITSTDAGTFATFVGLTDPTTGKEQRTGFSDPNLRPQIVGIFTDLVGPAPPGLSVSAALDTRFSTKPTALKLAAMLGGIAATIIALLALWRLDRLDGRRMHSLIPARWRTFSAADVVVVGTFLLWHVAGANSSDDGYILGMARVADHAGYMSNYFRWFGSPEDPFGWYYNLLALMTHVSDASIWMRLPDLIAALVCWLLLSREVLPRLGPAVAASKPALWAAGLVLLAAWMPFNNGLRPEGQIAVGALITYVLIERAISSGRMTPAALAVIAAAFTLGIQPTGLIAVAALLAGGRPLLRILVRRHHIVGTWPLIAPLLAAGTVVLTVVFADQTLATVLEATRIRTDIGPSQAWYTENLRYYYLFLPTVDGSLSRRFGFMVAVLSLFISMFVLLRRKRVAGVARGPAWRLIGIIFGTMFFLMFTPTKWVHHFGLFAAVGAAMAALATVLVSPAVLRWSRNRMTVVTAVLFVMALCFSSTNGWWYVSSFGVPFNNAMPKIAGITISTIFFVLFAIAAIYTVWLHFAPRERGGGRFARALTAAPIPLAAGFMVMVFVASMLVGVVRQYPTYSNGWANLRAFTGGCGLADDVLVEPDTNDGFMAPLPGDYGPLGPLGGEKPVGFSPGGVPDRIVAEAIRLTLPMPGTDYDWDTSAKRKTEGVNGSKVPLPYGLDPARVPIAGTYAEGALQQQSKLASAWYQLPAPDDAHPLVVVTAAGTIAGNSVLNGHTDGQTVELEYAMPGPDGAPVPGGRLVPDDIAIAPSWRNLRFARSQIPADAVAVRVVAEDLSLTPGDWIAVTPPRVPELRSLQEYVGSQQPVLMDWAVGLAFPCQQPMLHANGVTEVPKFRITPDYTAKKQDTDTWQDGRNGGLLGISDLLLRAHVMATYLSRDWGRDWGSLRKFETIVEAEPAQLDLGTATRSGLWKPNRIRVGA, encoded by the coding sequence ATGAGCGATATCAGGGCCACCCGTTGGGTGGCGACGATCGCGGGCCTGATCGGCTTCGTGCTGTCTGTGGCCACCCCGCTGCTACCGGTCGTGCAGACCACCGCGACGCTGAACTGGCCGCAGAACGGCCAGCTGAACGACGTTACGGCGCCGCTGATCACGCAGGTGCCGGTGACGATGACGGTGACGGTGCCGTGCGACGTGGTCCGCTCGCTGCCACCCAACGGTGGCACGGTGCTTTCGACGGCACCCAAGGGCGGCAAGCAGGCAGCCCTCGCCGCGCTGTTCGTCAACGTCAACGCGCAGCGCGTCGACATCACCGACCGCAACGTCGTCGTCGCGAGCGTGCCGCGCTCGCGCGTCGTTGCCCCGAATTGTCAGCGGATCGAGATCACCTCGACCGATGCAGGCACGTTCGCCACCTTCGTCGGGCTCACCGACCCGACCACCGGAAAGGAGCAGCGCACCGGCTTCAGCGATCCCAATCTGCGCCCGCAGATCGTCGGCATCTTCACCGATCTCGTCGGCCCCGCACCGCCCGGCCTTTCGGTGTCGGCCGCCCTGGACACCCGGTTCTCCACCAAGCCAACGGCTTTGAAGCTGGCCGCCATGCTCGGTGGAATCGCTGCCACGATCATCGCGCTGCTCGCCCTGTGGCGCCTCGACCGCCTCGACGGCAGGCGGATGCACAGCCTGATCCCGGCCCGCTGGCGCACCTTCAGCGCCGCCGACGTCGTCGTGGTGGGCACGTTCCTGCTGTGGCACGTCGCAGGTGCCAACTCGTCTGACGACGGATACATCCTCGGCATGGCGCGCGTGGCCGACCATGCCGGCTACATGTCGAACTACTTCAGATGGTTCGGCAGCCCCGAGGACCCGTTCGGCTGGTACTACAACCTGCTGGCGCTGATGACCCATGTCAGCGACGCGAGCATTTGGATGCGCCTGCCGGATCTGATAGCCGCACTGGTGTGTTGGCTGCTCCTGTCGCGAGAGGTGCTGCCGCGGTTGGGGCCTGCGGTCGCCGCGTCGAAGCCCGCGCTCTGGGCGGCGGGCCTGGTCCTGCTCGCGGCGTGGATGCCGTTCAACAACGGTCTTCGTCCCGAGGGGCAGATCGCCGTGGGCGCGCTGATCACCTATGTACTGATCGAGCGGGCCATCAGCTCGGGGCGGATGACACCCGCTGCGCTTGCCGTGATCGCCGCGGCGTTCACCCTCGGGATCCAGCCGACCGGGCTGATCGCGGTGGCCGCACTGCTGGCGGGCGGACGCCCGCTGCTGCGCATCCTGGTGCGCAGGCACCACATCGTCGGGACCTGGCCGCTGATCGCGCCGCTGCTCGCCGCGGGCACCGTGGTGCTGACCGTGGTGTTCGCCGACCAGACGCTGGCGACGGTGTTGGAGGCGACGAGGATTCGCACCGATATCGGTCCGAGCCAGGCGTGGTACACCGAGAACCTGCGCTATTACTACCTGTTCCTGCCGACGGTGGACGGCTCGCTGTCGCGGCGGTTCGGTTTCATGGTGGCGGTGCTGAGCCTGTTCATCTCGATGTTCGTGCTGTTGCGGCGCAAGCGGGTTGCAGGCGTTGCGCGCGGTCCGGCCTGGCGCCTGATCGGCATCATCTTCGGCACGATGTTCTTCCTGATGTTCACCCCGACCAAGTGGGTGCATCACTTCGGCCTGTTCGCCGCGGTCGGGGCGGCGATGGCGGCGCTCGCCACCGTACTGGTGTCGCCTGCGGTGCTCCGCTGGTCACGCAACCGGATGACCGTGGTGACAGCGGTGCTGTTCGTGATGGCGCTGTGCTTCTCGTCGACCAACGGCTGGTGGTACGTCTCGAGCTTCGGGGTGCCGTTCAACAACGCGATGCCGAAGATCGCCGGAATCACCATCAGCACAATTTTCTTCGTGCTGTTCGCAATCGCCGCGATCTACACCGTGTGGCTGCACTTCGCGCCGCGCGAGCGCGGCGGCGGCCGATTCGCCCGCGCGCTCACCGCTGCGCCGATTCCGCTTGCCGCGGGCTTCATGGTGATGGTGTTCGTCGCCTCGATGCTCGTCGGCGTCGTGCGCCAGTACCCCACATACTCGAATGGATGGGCCAACCTGCGCGCATTCACCGGCGGCTGCGGCCTGGCCGACGACGTGCTCGTCGAACCCGACACCAACGACGGATTCATGGCGCCGCTGCCTGGTGACTACGGTCCGCTCGGACCGCTCGGCGGCGAGAAGCCAGTCGGGTTCTCCCCTGGTGGCGTGCCCGATCGCATTGTCGCCGAAGCGATCCGGCTGACGCTGCCGATGCCGGGCACCGACTACGACTGGGACACGTCCGCCAAGCGAAAGACCGAGGGCGTCAACGGCTCGAAGGTTCCGCTGCCCTACGGCCTCGACCCGGCCAGGGTACCGATCGCGGGCACCTACGCCGAGGGCGCGCTGCAGCAGCAGAGCAAGCTAGCGTCGGCGTGGTACCAGCTGCCCGCGCCTGACGACGCGCATCCGCTCGTGGTCGTCACCGCGGCGGGCACCATCGCGGGTAACAGCGTGCTCAACGGGCACACCGACGGGCAGACCGTCGAACTGGAATACGCGATGCCGGGTCCCGACGGTGCTCCGGTGCCCGGTGGCCGGCTGGTACCCGACGACATCGCCATTGCGCCGTCGTGGCGCAACCTGCGCTTCGCGCGCTCTCAGATTCCCGCCGATGCGGTCGCGGTTCGTGTTGTGGCCGAGGATCTCTCGCTGACACCCGGGGACTGGATCGCCGTTACCCCGCCGCGGGTGCCCGAACTGCGGTCGCTGCAGGAGTACGTCGGATCGCAGCAGCCGGTGCTGATGGACTGGGCGGTCGGGCTGGCGTTCCCGTGCCAGCAGCCGATGCTGCACGCCAACGGCGTCACCGAGGTGCCGAAGTTCCGCATCACGCCGGACTACACCGCCAAGAAGCAGGACACCGACACCTGGCAGGACGGCCGCAACGGCGGGCTGCTCGGTATCTCCGATCTGCTGTTGCGCGCCCATGTGATGGCCACCTACCTGTCGCGGGACTGGGGCCGCGACTGGGGGTCACTGCGCAAGTTCGAAACGATAGTGGAGGCCGAGCCGGCGCAGCTCGACTTGGGCACGGCGACGCGCAGCGGGCTGTGGAAGCCCAACAGGATTCGGGTCGGCGCGTGA
- a CDS encoding MBL fold metallo-hydrolase, whose product MVDRIELGAATLIRVVEWQVGHLPLALFPQTPPEAWRDLAAQFSPTFWTDEAWRIALQTWVVEVDGLTVLVDTGAGNGRDRAAMAPLDHLDTDYLEALQRAGVEADAVDVVVNTHLHSDHVGWNTKRDNDSWVPTFPNARYLVPEADYRHFHPENASGRPQARTEDEQGRREQSLVVWADSIAPVDDAGQIELWSQDHRISESLRLRPAPGHSPGSSVLWLDAGRPAVFVGDLTHSPVQLHRPDDPCAFDEDPVAAAVTRKRVLTDASRRRAPVIPAHYPGHGGATVVARGDAFMIDDWLEISAL is encoded by the coding sequence GTGGTCGACCGCATCGAGTTGGGCGCCGCGACGCTAATCCGCGTCGTCGAATGGCAGGTCGGTCACCTGCCGCTGGCCCTCTTCCCGCAGACACCCCCCGAGGCATGGCGTGATCTCGCTGCGCAGTTCTCGCCGACGTTCTGGACCGACGAGGCCTGGCGGATCGCACTGCAGACCTGGGTCGTGGAGGTCGACGGGCTGACCGTGCTGGTCGACACCGGTGCGGGCAACGGCCGCGACCGCGCCGCGATGGCGCCGCTGGACCATCTCGACACCGACTACCTCGAAGCGTTGCAGCGGGCCGGCGTGGAAGCAGACGCCGTCGACGTCGTCGTCAACACGCATCTGCATTCCGATCACGTCGGGTGGAATACCAAGCGCGACAACGACTCCTGGGTGCCGACTTTTCCCAACGCGCGCTACCTCGTTCCGGAGGCCGACTACCGCCACTTCCATCCCGAGAACGCGAGCGGCAGGCCGCAGGCACGGACCGAGGACGAGCAGGGCCGCCGGGAGCAGAGCCTGGTCGTGTGGGCTGACAGCATTGCGCCGGTCGACGACGCGGGGCAGATCGAGCTGTGGTCCCAGGACCATCGGATCAGCGAATCGCTTCGGTTGCGGCCCGCCCCGGGGCACAGTCCCGGTTCGTCGGTGCTGTGGCTCGATGCGGGAAGGCCCGCCGTGTTCGTCGGCGACTTGACCCACAGCCCGGTGCAGTTGCACCGGCCCGACGATCCGTGCGCCTTCGACGAGGACCCTGTGGCCGCCGCGGTCACCCGCAAGCGGGTGCTGACGGATGCCTCGCGGCGGCGCGCGCCGGTGATTCCAGCGCACTATCCGGGGCACGGCGGCGCAACCGTGGTGGCGCGTGGCGACGCGTTCATGATCGACGACTGGCTGGAAATAAGCGCCCTGTAG
- the katG gene encoding catalase/peroxidase HPI gives MSSDTSDARPPHDDSRTASDSESENPVIDSPKPKSHAPLTNRDWWPEQVDVSVLHKQNEKGNPLGADFSYAEEFAKLDVEAFKRDVIDLINTSQDWWPADYGSYAGLFIRMSWHAAGTYRIFDGRGGAGQGAQRFAPLNSWPDNANLDKARRLLWPIKQKYGNKISWADLIAYAGNAALESAGFKTFGFAFGREDIWEPEEMLWGQEDSWLGTDARYGGTNDSDRKLAEPFGATTMGLIYVNPEGPEGKPDPLAAAHDIRETFGRMAMNDEETAALIVGGHTLGKTHGAGPDEGMGPEPEGAPIEQQGLGWKCPFGSGKAGDTITSGLEVVWTNTPTKWSNAYLEILYGHEWELTKSPAGAWQFEAKDAEATIPDPFGGPNRKPTMLVTDISMRVDPIYGEITRRWLEHPEELNEAFAKAWYKLMHRDMGPIERYLGPWVAEPQLWQDPVPAVEGQLIDDADIASLKGKLLDSGLSLQQLVKTAWSAAASFRGTDKRGGANGARIRLEPQKNWEANEPAELAQVLPVLESIQRDFNSAGGKKVSLADLIVLGGSAAVEKAARDAGFEIDVYFAPGRTDASQEQTDAESFAVLEPRADGFRNFVRPGEKAPLEQLLVEKAYMLNLTAPELAVLIGGLRALNVNHGGSKHGVFTDKPGVLSNDFFANLLDMSTEWKPSKSTENVYEGTDRSSGAVKWTATANDLVFGSNSVLRGIVEVYAQDDSKGKFVEDFVAAWVKVVNNDRFDLEK, from the coding sequence GTGTCATCTGATACATCTGACGCTCGCCCGCCGCACGACGACTCCAGGACGGCTAGTGACAGCGAGAGCGAGAACCCGGTCATCGATTCGCCGAAGCCGAAATCGCATGCTCCGCTGACCAACAGGGATTGGTGGCCGGAGCAGGTCGACGTGTCGGTGCTGCACAAACAGAACGAGAAGGGCAATCCGCTCGGTGCGGACTTCAGCTACGCCGAGGAGTTCGCCAAACTCGACGTCGAAGCGTTCAAACGCGACGTCATCGACCTGATCAACACGTCGCAGGACTGGTGGCCCGCCGACTACGGCAGCTACGCAGGCCTGTTCATCCGGATGAGCTGGCACGCCGCAGGCACCTACCGGATCTTCGACGGGCGCGGCGGCGCCGGGCAGGGCGCGCAGCGCTTCGCCCCGCTCAACAGCTGGCCCGACAACGCGAACCTGGACAAGGCGCGCCGGCTGCTGTGGCCGATCAAGCAGAAGTACGGCAACAAGATCTCCTGGGCCGACCTCATCGCTTACGCAGGCAACGCCGCGCTGGAGTCGGCCGGCTTCAAGACGTTCGGCTTCGCCTTCGGCCGCGAAGACATCTGGGAGCCCGAGGAGATGCTGTGGGGCCAGGAGGACAGCTGGCTGGGCACCGACGCACGCTACGGCGGCACGAACGACAGCGACCGCAAGCTGGCCGAGCCGTTCGGCGCCACCACCATGGGCCTGATCTACGTGAATCCCGAAGGGCCCGAGGGTAAACCGGATCCGCTGGCTGCGGCACACGACATCCGCGAGACCTTCGGCCGGATGGCGATGAACGATGAGGAGACCGCTGCACTGATCGTCGGCGGCCACACCCTCGGCAAGACCCACGGCGCGGGCCCGGACGAAGGCATGGGACCCGAGCCAGAGGGCGCCCCGATCGAGCAGCAGGGTCTGGGCTGGAAGTGCCCGTTCGGCTCCGGCAAGGCAGGCGACACGATCACCAGCGGCCTCGAGGTCGTGTGGACGAACACGCCGACCAAGTGGAGCAACGCCTACCTCGAGATCCTCTACGGCCACGAATGGGAGCTCACCAAGAGCCCGGCCGGCGCATGGCAGTTCGAGGCCAAGGATGCCGAGGCGACCATCCCGGATCCGTTCGGCGGACCCAACCGCAAGCCGACGATGCTGGTCACCGACATCTCGATGCGGGTCGACCCCATCTACGGCGAGATCACCCGGCGGTGGCTCGAGCACCCCGAGGAGCTCAACGAGGCGTTCGCCAAGGCGTGGTACAAGCTGATGCACCGCGACATGGGCCCGATCGAGCGTTACCTGGGGCCCTGGGTGGCCGAGCCGCAGCTGTGGCAGGACCCGGTGCCTGCGGTCGAGGGTCAGCTGATCGACGATGCCGACATCGCCTCGCTGAAGGGCAAGCTGCTCGATTCCGGTCTGTCCTTGCAGCAGCTGGTGAAGACGGCGTGGTCGGCGGCGGCGAGCTTCCGCGGCACCGACAAGCGCGGTGGCGCCAACGGTGCCCGGATTCGCCTCGAACCGCAGAAGAACTGGGAGGCGAACGAGCCTGCCGAGCTGGCTCAGGTGCTGCCGGTGCTCGAGTCGATCCAGCGGGACTTCAACAGCGCGGGCGGTAAGAAGGTCTCGCTGGCCGACCTGATCGTGCTTGGCGGTTCGGCGGCGGTCGAGAAGGCGGCGCGCGACGCCGGCTTCGAGATCGACGTGTACTTCGCGCCGGGTCGCACCGACGCGTCGCAGGAGCAGACCGACGCCGAGTCGTTCGCGGTGCTCGAACCGCGGGCCGACGGGTTCCGCAACTTCGTGCGTCCCGGCGAGAAGGCGCCCCTGGAACAGCTGCTCGTCGAGAAGGCGTACATGCTGAACCTGACGGCTCCGGAGTTGGCGGTGCTGATCGGCGGCCTGCGTGCGCTGAACGTGAACCACGGCGGCAGCAAGCACGGCGTGTTCACCGACAAGCCCGGCGTTCTGTCCAACGACTTCTTCGCCAACCTGCTCGACATGAGCACGGAGTGGAAGCCGTCGAAGTCGACGGAGAACGTCTACGAGGGTACCGACCGTTCCTCGGGGGCGGTCAAGTGGACCGCCACGGCGAATGACCTTGTGTTCGGGTCTAATTCGGTGCTGCGCGGCATCGTCGAGGTGTACGCGCAGGACGACAGCAAGGGCAAGTTCGTCGAGGACTTCGTCGCCGCCTGGGTAAAGGTCGTGAACAACGACCGCTTCGACCTGGAGAAGTAA
- a CDS encoding Fur family transcriptional regulator, with protein sequence MLRGATLRVTRPRVAVLTAVHAHPHADTDSIIRAVRADLPDVSHQAVYDSLSTLATAGLLRKIQPSGSVARYESRVGDNHHHVVCRSCGVIADVDCAVGEAPCLTASDDDGSLAGFSIDEAEVIYWGLCPDCAPAHTLRSQP encoded by the coding sequence ATGCTGCGGGGCGCCACCCTACGTGTGACCCGACCCCGCGTCGCGGTACTCACCGCGGTGCACGCCCATCCGCACGCCGATACCGACTCCATCATTCGCGCCGTTCGTGCCGATCTGCCCGACGTCTCGCATCAGGCGGTCTACGACTCGCTCAGCACGCTGGCGACGGCGGGCCTGCTGCGAAAGATTCAGCCGTCCGGTTCGGTGGCCCGGTACGAGTCACGGGTCGGCGATAACCACCATCACGTCGTCTGCCGGTCCTGTGGCGTCATCGCCGATGTGGACTGCGCCGTCGGGGAGGCACCATGCCTGACCGCGTCCGACGACGACGGCTCCCTTGCCGGCTTCTCCATCGACGAGGCCGAGGTCATCTACTGGGGCCTGTGCCCCGACTGTGCGCCCGCGCACACCTTGCGATCACAACCGTGA